The following are encoded in a window of Anoplopoma fimbria isolate UVic2021 breed Golden Eagle Sablefish chromosome 3, Afim_UVic_2022, whole genome shotgun sequence genomic DNA:
- the LOC129088979 gene encoding zinc finger protein 420-like isoform X1 has product MRLANTLTEKFSVPLSSLALLVPPLRLMSAVMWEVVRQRNIKHYGKLEEFVSMVTDAVPELMSKREGRLLSLGLRARTTLELLRSEHPEDLKAVESHLNRIRSSCIEETNDPVIEAPEANFMKLVQGLIEDTDGREHFLKNVFPVEYGPDFDTALETLVCEFFTRLEELLPIPDFKQTASWISAAPSVLEEYMQCVSNGDDLKFLLQSKQCHGKLAKCSVAPFQSDDLLIPSLSLPPSLEVAIASHQSACDDENNDVPQIVMFDEELSTNPSTSTDFPESPKRADISSSPRRGQQSGTHKCSECDKCFKHHSVLIEHQRVHSGLQPYNCSECGRAFRTATLLAGHRLRKCKNAAYLCIKCGNSFPTSLDKFRHHCPKRGRNYNCGHCGKSFQKSSSLKEHLLTHVQSRLFKCSHCGVGFSGIGDLKYHQQVDHDKPYQCKQCGKSFISSKCLTKHQHRHEEVGDMETAKLMSRGKHRKSGSAHRNSLASMSSRKTSVKAAYPRGRVTHNCPLCGRSFKYRFEFLEHQRFHTAVKPYKCSQCGKAFRTEAHLSRHRKRKCKNASHICTKCGCQFRSLHERVRHQCVQLLTKYECSHCGKTFKMAHLLRNHQMSDHQLPYSPNHRFRCRYCDETFPGISELKYHQRVDHEKPYQCQECGKCFLSEKCLANHELRHNDDRPESCLVCGRGFRNRYDLKQHMRTHTGERPYQCTHCSQCFSTAGGLRSHTRVHTGEKPHVCPDCGKAFSQMGAMRTHRLTHTGERPFKCTVCGKGFTMAHKVTVHMRVHTGERPYVCTQCGKAFSDGSVLKQHMLNHSGVRPYHCQICPKTYTCLNHLRRHLKSHSNMN; this is encoded by the exons GTGTCCATGGTAACAGATGCAGTACCTGAACTGATGAGTAAAAGAGAAGGGAGACTGCTCTCACTGGGCCTGAGAGCGAGg ACAACTCTGGAGCTGTTGCGTTCTGAACACCCTGAAGATCTCAAGGCTGTTGAGAGCCACCTCAACCGGATCCGATCCTCTTGCATTGAGGAG ACCAATGATCCTGTAATTGAGGCACCAGAGGCGAACTTTATGAAGCTGGTGCAAGGCCTCATTgaagacactgatggcagagagCACTTCCTCAag AATGTGTTTCCAGTGGAGTATGGCCCTGACTTCGATACAGCACTGGAGACTCTGGTTTGTGAATTCTTCACCagactggaggagctgctgccaATTCCAGATTTCAAACAG ACCGCGTCCTGGATCAGTGCTGCCCCCTCTGTCCTAGAGGAATACATGCAGTGTGTCTCAAATGGAGATGACCTTAAATTTCTTCTCCAAAGCAAACAGTGCCACGGGAAATTGGCCAAGTGTAGTGTTG CTCCGTTTCAGTCGGATGATCTTCTcattccctctctgtctctccctccatcgCTGGAAGTCGCCATCGCGTCCCACCAGAGTGCTTGTGACGACGAGAATAACGACGTCCCTCAGATTGTCATGTTCGACGAAGAGCTGTCCACGAACCCTTCCACCTCAACTGACTTTCCCGAATCACCAAAGAGGGCCGATATCTCGTCGTCTCCTCGCAGGGGGCAGCAGTCGGGGACGCATAAATGCTCCGAGTGTGACAAATGCTTCAAGCACCACTCTGTCCTCATCGAACACCAGAGAGTCCACAGCGGGCTACAGCCTTACAACTGCTCCGAGTGTGGGAGGGCTTTTAGAACGGCCACTCTTCTGGCTGGCCACAGGCTACGGAAATGCAAAAATGCAGCGTATCTGTGCATTAAATGTGGGAACAGTTTTCCAACCTCACTGGACAAATTCAGGCACCACTGCCCAAAACGTGGCCGTAACTACAACTGTGGGCACTGCGGGAAAAGTTTTCAAAAGTCTAGCAGCTTAAAAGAGCACCTGCTCACTCACGTCCAAAGCCGCCTCTTCAAGTGCAGCCATTGTGGGGTAGGTTTTTCAGGGATTGGTGACTTGAAGTATCATCAGCAGGTAGATCATGACAAGCCTTATCAGTGTAAGCAGTGTGGGAAGAGCTTTATCTCCTCTAAGTGTCTGACCAAACATCAACATCGACACGAAGAGGTTGGCGACATGGAGACGGCCAAGTTAATGAGCAGAGGTAAACATAGGAAGAGTGGCTCAGCTCATCGGAATTCCTTGGCGTCTATGTCCTCCAGAAAAACATCTGTCAAAGCAGCCTACCCACGAGGACGGGTCACACATAATTGTCCACTGTGTGGAAGGAGCTTTAAGTATCGTTTTGAGTTTCTCGAGCACCAGAGGTTCCACACCGCGGTGAAGCCTTACAAATGCTCTCAGTGCGGTAAAGCCTTCCGCACGGAGGCTCACCTCTCCAGgcacaggaagaggaagtgtaAAAATGCCTCCCACATTTGCACAAAGTGCGGGTGTCAGTTCAGGTCTCTACACGAGCGGGTGAGACATCAGTGTGTCCAGCTGCTGACAAAATACGAGTGTTCTCATTGTGGAAAGACTTTCAAGATGGCCCACCTGCTGAGGAACCATCAGATGAGCGACCACCAGCTCCCCTACAGTCCCAACCATCGCTTCAGGTGCAGATACTGTGATGAGACGTTCCCTGGCATCAGCGAGCTGAAGTACCACCAGAGAGTCGACCACGAGAAACCCTATCAGTGTCAAGAGTGCGGCAAGTGTTTCCTGTCCGAAAAATGCCTGGCCAACCACGAGCTGCGCCACAACGACGACAGGCCAGAAAGCTGCCTGGTCTGCGGCCGCGGCTTCCGGAACCGCTACGACCTGAAGCAGCACATGCGCACGCACACGGGAGAGCGGCCTTACCAGTGCACTCACTGTTCGCAGTGTTTCTCCACAGCGGGGGGACTGCGGAGTCACACCAGGGTTCACACCGGCGAGAAGCCGCACGTTTGCCCCGATTGCGGTAAGGCGTTCTCCCAGATGGGGGCGATGCGCACACACAGGCTCACCCACACGGGAGAGAGGCCATTCAAGTGCACGGTGTGTGGCAAAGGTTTTACTATGGCACACAAGGTGACCGTGCACATGCGCGTGCACACAGGGGAGCGGCCGTACGTGTGCACTCAGTGCGGGAAAGCCTTCTCAGACGGAAGTGTGCTGAAACAGCACATGCTGAACCACTCAGGGGTGAGACCGTACCACTGCCAGATCTGTCCCAAGACCTACACCTGTCTGAACCACCTGAGGAGGCACCTGAAGAGCCACTCTAACATGAACTGA
- the LOC129088979 gene encoding zinc finger protein 420-like isoform X2: MNDTEFSVPLSSLALLVPPLRLMSAVMWEVVRQRNIKHYGKLEEFVSMVTDAVPELMSKREGRLLSLGLRARTTLELLRSEHPEDLKAVESHLNRIRSSCIEETNDPVIEAPEANFMKLVQGLIEDTDGREHFLKNVFPVEYGPDFDTALETLVCEFFTRLEELLPIPDFKQTASWISAAPSVLEEYMQCVSNGDDLKFLLQSKQCHGKLAKCSVAPFQSDDLLIPSLSLPPSLEVAIASHQSACDDENNDVPQIVMFDEELSTNPSTSTDFPESPKRADISSSPRRGQQSGTHKCSECDKCFKHHSVLIEHQRVHSGLQPYNCSECGRAFRTATLLAGHRLRKCKNAAYLCIKCGNSFPTSLDKFRHHCPKRGRNYNCGHCGKSFQKSSSLKEHLLTHVQSRLFKCSHCGVGFSGIGDLKYHQQVDHDKPYQCKQCGKSFISSKCLTKHQHRHEEVGDMETAKLMSRGKHRKSGSAHRNSLASMSSRKTSVKAAYPRGRVTHNCPLCGRSFKYRFEFLEHQRFHTAVKPYKCSQCGKAFRTEAHLSRHRKRKCKNASHICTKCGCQFRSLHERVRHQCVQLLTKYECSHCGKTFKMAHLLRNHQMSDHQLPYSPNHRFRCRYCDETFPGISELKYHQRVDHEKPYQCQECGKCFLSEKCLANHELRHNDDRPESCLVCGRGFRNRYDLKQHMRTHTGERPYQCTHCSQCFSTAGGLRSHTRVHTGEKPHVCPDCGKAFSQMGAMRTHRLTHTGERPFKCTVCGKGFTMAHKVTVHMRVHTGERPYVCTQCGKAFSDGSVLKQHMLNHSGVRPYHCQICPKTYTCLNHLRRHLKSHSNMN; encoded by the exons GTGTCCATGGTAACAGATGCAGTACCTGAACTGATGAGTAAAAGAGAAGGGAGACTGCTCTCACTGGGCCTGAGAGCGAGg ACAACTCTGGAGCTGTTGCGTTCTGAACACCCTGAAGATCTCAAGGCTGTTGAGAGCCACCTCAACCGGATCCGATCCTCTTGCATTGAGGAG ACCAATGATCCTGTAATTGAGGCACCAGAGGCGAACTTTATGAAGCTGGTGCAAGGCCTCATTgaagacactgatggcagagagCACTTCCTCAag AATGTGTTTCCAGTGGAGTATGGCCCTGACTTCGATACAGCACTGGAGACTCTGGTTTGTGAATTCTTCACCagactggaggagctgctgccaATTCCAGATTTCAAACAG ACCGCGTCCTGGATCAGTGCTGCCCCCTCTGTCCTAGAGGAATACATGCAGTGTGTCTCAAATGGAGATGACCTTAAATTTCTTCTCCAAAGCAAACAGTGCCACGGGAAATTGGCCAAGTGTAGTGTTG CTCCGTTTCAGTCGGATGATCTTCTcattccctctctgtctctccctccatcgCTGGAAGTCGCCATCGCGTCCCACCAGAGTGCTTGTGACGACGAGAATAACGACGTCCCTCAGATTGTCATGTTCGACGAAGAGCTGTCCACGAACCCTTCCACCTCAACTGACTTTCCCGAATCACCAAAGAGGGCCGATATCTCGTCGTCTCCTCGCAGGGGGCAGCAGTCGGGGACGCATAAATGCTCCGAGTGTGACAAATGCTTCAAGCACCACTCTGTCCTCATCGAACACCAGAGAGTCCACAGCGGGCTACAGCCTTACAACTGCTCCGAGTGTGGGAGGGCTTTTAGAACGGCCACTCTTCTGGCTGGCCACAGGCTACGGAAATGCAAAAATGCAGCGTATCTGTGCATTAAATGTGGGAACAGTTTTCCAACCTCACTGGACAAATTCAGGCACCACTGCCCAAAACGTGGCCGTAACTACAACTGTGGGCACTGCGGGAAAAGTTTTCAAAAGTCTAGCAGCTTAAAAGAGCACCTGCTCACTCACGTCCAAAGCCGCCTCTTCAAGTGCAGCCATTGTGGGGTAGGTTTTTCAGGGATTGGTGACTTGAAGTATCATCAGCAGGTAGATCATGACAAGCCTTATCAGTGTAAGCAGTGTGGGAAGAGCTTTATCTCCTCTAAGTGTCTGACCAAACATCAACATCGACACGAAGAGGTTGGCGACATGGAGACGGCCAAGTTAATGAGCAGAGGTAAACATAGGAAGAGTGGCTCAGCTCATCGGAATTCCTTGGCGTCTATGTCCTCCAGAAAAACATCTGTCAAAGCAGCCTACCCACGAGGACGGGTCACACATAATTGTCCACTGTGTGGAAGGAGCTTTAAGTATCGTTTTGAGTTTCTCGAGCACCAGAGGTTCCACACCGCGGTGAAGCCTTACAAATGCTCTCAGTGCGGTAAAGCCTTCCGCACGGAGGCTCACCTCTCCAGgcacaggaagaggaagtgtaAAAATGCCTCCCACATTTGCACAAAGTGCGGGTGTCAGTTCAGGTCTCTACACGAGCGGGTGAGACATCAGTGTGTCCAGCTGCTGACAAAATACGAGTGTTCTCATTGTGGAAAGACTTTCAAGATGGCCCACCTGCTGAGGAACCATCAGATGAGCGACCACCAGCTCCCCTACAGTCCCAACCATCGCTTCAGGTGCAGATACTGTGATGAGACGTTCCCTGGCATCAGCGAGCTGAAGTACCACCAGAGAGTCGACCACGAGAAACCCTATCAGTGTCAAGAGTGCGGCAAGTGTTTCCTGTCCGAAAAATGCCTGGCCAACCACGAGCTGCGCCACAACGACGACAGGCCAGAAAGCTGCCTGGTCTGCGGCCGCGGCTTCCGGAACCGCTACGACCTGAAGCAGCACATGCGCACGCACACGGGAGAGCGGCCTTACCAGTGCACTCACTGTTCGCAGTGTTTCTCCACAGCGGGGGGACTGCGGAGTCACACCAGGGTTCACACCGGCGAGAAGCCGCACGTTTGCCCCGATTGCGGTAAGGCGTTCTCCCAGATGGGGGCGATGCGCACACACAGGCTCACCCACACGGGAGAGAGGCCATTCAAGTGCACGGTGTGTGGCAAAGGTTTTACTATGGCACACAAGGTGACCGTGCACATGCGCGTGCACACAGGGGAGCGGCCGTACGTGTGCACTCAGTGCGGGAAAGCCTTCTCAGACGGAAGTGTGCTGAAACAGCACATGCTGAACCACTCAGGGGTGAGACCGTACCACTGCCAGATCTGTCCCAAGACCTACACCTGTCTGAACCACCTGAGGAGGCACCTGAAGAGCCACTCTAACATGAACTGA